A window of Streptomyces sp. Je 1-332 genomic DNA:
CCCCGAATGACGTGATGACGAAGCCGTAGACGAGAGCACCGAGAAGCGCCATGCCGCCCGCGACGGCGAGCGGCACGAAGTACGAGCCGCCGGTGGCATCCAGGAGCAGGCCCACGACGAGCGGGCTGACGAAGCCCGCCACGTTCGATGCCAGGCCTTGAATGCCCGCGATGGAGCCGACGTTCGCCGGGCTCGGCGCGATGTCGACCGGCAGGGCCCACAGACTGGACGCTGCGAAGCAGAGCGCACTCTGCGACAGGGCGAGCAGGGCCAGTGCCACGTAGGCGTTCTCCACCACACCGGCGAGCACGATCACCGACGACAGGATGAGACCGCTGATGAGCGGGACCTTGCGCGCGTAGGTCACCGACCTACCCCGGCTCACGAGCTTCATCTGCAGCCAACCGCCGTACCACTGGGCCGGCATGGCGAGCAGCGCGGGGATCATGCCCAGGAAGCCGAGCTTGAGCAGGTCGAAGCCGCGCTCGTTCACCAAGTAGGACGGGAACCAGGTGACGAAGAAGTAGAGGACGAAGGAGAGGCAGAAGAAGCCGATCAGCATGCCCCAGACGGTGCGGTACCGGAAGAGTTCCTTCCAGGGCATCGACACCTGAGAGCCGTCGTTGCGCTGGGCGCCGCCTGCCGCGATGTAGCCGCGCTCGGCGTCAGTGAGTTTCGGGTGGGTGTCCGGGTCGCGGTAGAACTTCAGCCAGAAGAGGGCGTAAAGGAGACCCGCCAGACCAGCGGCGACGAAGGAGCCGCGCCAGCCGAGCAGTGCGATGACGGCAGTGGTGATCGGCAGAGCGAAGGCTGTTCCGGCCCGGCCGCCGCTGTCGAAGATGGAGGCCGCCATCGCTCGCTCGCGGACCGGGAACCAGCGTCCCACCACCTGTGAACTCGACGGGTAGGCCGGTGACTCGACGGCGCCGAGCAACAGTCGCATCAGCAGCAGGGCCAGGAAGCCGCCGGCCGCGCCCACGAACATGGTGACCAGCGACCACGCTATGAGCGCGAAAGCCATCATGCGCCGGGGCCCGAAGCGGTCGACGAGCCAGCCGGCGCCCGGCAGGAACGCGGCGTACGTCCAGAAGAACGCTCCGAGCAGC
This region includes:
- a CDS encoding MFS transporter — translated: MTAESPSSPPVAGRVRWTMIWLSFGAITINYVDRANFGVALPYMADDLHLSSSVTGLLLGAFFWTYAAFLPGAGWLVDRFGPRRMMAFALIAWSLVTMFVGAAGGFLALLLMRLLLGAVESPAYPSSSQVVGRWFPVRERAMAASIFDSGGRAGTAFALPITTAVIALLGWRGSFVAAGLAGLLYALFWLKFYRDPDTHPKLTDAERGYIAAGGAQRNDGSQVSMPWKELFRYRTVWGMLIGFFCLSFVLYFFVTWFPSYLVNERGFDLLKLGFLGMIPALLAMPAQWYGGWLQMKLVSRGRSVTYARKVPLISGLILSSVIVLAGVVENAYVALALLALSQSALCFAASSLWALPVDIAPSPANVGSIAGIQGLASNVAGFVSPLVVGLLLDATGGSYFVPLAVAGGMALLGALVYGFVITSFGALGRDKENRRGASPQASATSA